In a single window of the Zea mays cultivar B73 chromosome 5, Zm-B73-REFERENCE-NAM-5.0, whole genome shotgun sequence genome:
- the LOC109939436 gene encoding ATP-dependent DNA helicase PIF1-like: protein MDLQYLKARAILTPTNDVVDSINDYIVSLIPEQTKEYLSCDKVIKAPNTHDSYDLLYPVEFLNTLNGNNFPQHRIVLKKGTPVMLLRNLNQSEGLCNGTRLLITSLGDKVIEGQIMTGTHKSKIVLIPRVSLTLKNTKWPFVLQRRQYPIKVCYAMTINKSQGQTLSKVGIYLKKPIFTHGQLYVAISRVTSKKGLSILIEDESGNCSSITRNIVYKEVFERIAEQDPHE from the coding sequence ATGGACCTTCAATATCTAAAAGCTCGTGCCATATTAACACCCACAAATGATGTTGTTGATTCCATAAATGATTATATTGTTTCCCTTATCCCTGAGCAAACAAAGGAGTACTTAAGCTGTGACAAAGTAATCAAAGCACCTAATACACATGACTCTTATGATCTTTTGTACCCCGTCGAATTTTTGAATACATTGAATGGAAATAATTTTCCACAGCATCGAATAGTCTTGAAAAAGGGTACACCAGTAATGCTACTTCGAAATCTGAACCAATCTGAAGGCCTTTGTAATGGAACAAGATTGCTTATAACTTCTTTAGGTGACAAGGTTATTGAAGGCCAAATAATGACAGGTACTCACAAGTCAAAAATTGTGCTCATTCCTCGTGTATCATTGACATTGAAAAATACGAAGTGGCCATTTGTCCTTCAAAGACGCCAATACCCGATAAAAGTGTGTTATGCAATGACAATCAACAAGAGCCAAGGACAAACGCTTTCAAAGGTTGGCATATATCTCAAAAAACCAATTTTTACACATGGTCAGCTCTACGTTGCCATATCAAGAGTTACATCAAAAAAAGGTCTTTCTATTCTCATTGAAGATGAATCAGGCAATTGCAGTTCTATAACCCGAAACATAGTATACAAAGAGGTTTTTGAGCGTATTGCCGAACAAGATCCTCATGAATAG
- the LOC107522027 gene encoding Peptidyl-prolyl cis-trans isomerase CYP19-4 precursor, with product MAPRSSSAATCLCLALAAATLALAHGAQGGGPSASAADLDKVTAETFLDIEIDGKPAGRIVLGLFGDTVPKTAENFRALCTGEKGIAKSGKPLWYKGSTFHRIIPGFMIQGGDFTNGNGTGGESIYGSTIFSDENFKHTHAKAGTLSMANYGPDSNGSQFFITTVDENRLPKKLDGRHVVFGKVVKGMDVVRKIEAEGQLTGVPKAKVVIANSGQLPAPAAAGHRDL from the exons ATGGCTCCGCGCAGCTCATCGGCGGCGACGTGCCTGTGCCTCGCTCTCGCCGCGGCCACGCTGGCGCTGGCCCAC GGGGCGCAAGGAGGAGGACCATCGGCATCGGCGGCGGACCTGGACAAGGTCACGGCCGAGACCTTCTTGGACATCGAGATCGACGGCAAGCCTGCAG GCCGGATCGTGCTGGGACTGTTTGGGGACACCGTTCCTAAAACAGCAG AGAACTTCCGAGCACTTTGCACAG GGGAGAAAGGAATTGCCAAGTCCGGCAAGCCTCTGTGGTACAAGGGGTCGACGTTCCACAGGATCATCCCGGGGTTCATGATCCAGGGAGGCGACTTCACCAACGGCAACGGCACGGGGGGCGAGTCCATCTACGGCAGCACCATCTTCTCCGACGAGAACTTCAAGCACACCCACGCTAAAGCCG GTACGCTGTCCATGGCTAACTACGGGCCCGACTCCAATGGCTCCCAGTTCTTCATCACCACCGTAGACGAAAACCG GTTGCCCAAGAAGCTGGACGGGCGCCACGTGGTGTTCGGCAAGGTGGTGAAAGGGATGGACGTCGTGCGCAAGATCGAAGCCGAGGGCCAGCTCACCGGCGTGCCCAAGGCCAAGGTCGTCATAGCCAACAGCGGCCAGCTGCCagcgcccgccgccgccggccaTCGTGACCTCTGA
- the LOC118472016 gene encoding uncharacterized protein isoform X1, with the protein MQNIRQYNCLFAFTSMGAHIDRSLNDGRGPPVFKVCGQIHHRIGSLLPMTDQPPKFLQLYVYDTSHEVNNRIRSLSSDDAPDSPIQPQIVNELLQMLDTHNPFAKKFRIAKKRLTEHANEEFIIRIIGAKEGDPVQYDMPTTDDLAMLVIGDFSLETFKRDIIIETRNSELKRISSLHPAYMALQYPLLFPYGERGFQVGVMYSGIQNKQPNSRIHMTMQDYYCYQFHYKPGQPNPFLSYGILSNQAKVDARACIDENRLTYILNNQDKLRIENLQGISDAVSRGCINGEEMGKTIVLPASHIGGRRYMIQNYHDSIAICRVHGPPDFFVTFTCNAKWPEIIESLYHCGQKNSDAPDIAIRIFHMKLQELLHDIKSGNIFGPCKAGANILFPILYKHKLRFNCLFRIIRKQTFLY; encoded by the coding sequence ATGCAAAATATAAGGCAGTACAATTGCTTGTTTGCATTTACATCTATGGGCGCTCATATTGATAGATCATTGAATGATGGTCGCGGCCCACCAGTCTTCAAGGTATGTGGTCAGATCCATCATCGAATAGGCTCACTACTACCAATGACCGACCAGCCCCCCAAATTCCTTCAACTTTATGTATATGATACATCACATGAGGTAAACAATCGAATACGGTCTTTATCAAGTGACGATGCTCCTGATTCTCCTATACAGCCACAGATTGTTAATGAACTATTACAAATGTTGGACACCCATAATCCTTTTGCTAAAAAATTCAGAATTGCTAAGAAAAGGCTTACTGAACACGCAAATGAGGAATTTATCATCAGAATAATTGGAGCCAAAGAAGGAGATCCCGTGCAATATGACATGCCAACAACTGATGATTTAGCCATGCTTGTTATCGGTGATTTCTCCCTCGAAACCTTTAAACGGGACATTATCATAGAAACCAGAAATTCTGAATTGAAACGTATTTCATCGTTACATCCGGCTTATATGGCCCTTCAATATCCACTCCTATTTCCTTATGGAGAGCGAGGTTTCCAAGTTGGTGTCATGTATAGCGGGATACAAAATAAACAGCCAAATTCAAGAATCCATATGACAATGCAAGACTACTATTGCTATCAATTTCATTATAAGCCTGGGCAACCCAATCCATTTCTCTCTTATGGGATATTATCAAATCAAGCTAAGGTCGATGCTCGTGCCTGCATTGATGAAAATAGGCTTACTTACATTCTGAATAATCAGGACAAATTAAGAATAGAAAATTTACAAGGTATATCAGATGCTGTTAGTAGAggttgcataaacggggaagagATGGGGAAAACAATTGTGCTTCCAGCATCGCATATCGGTGGAAGACGATACATGATACAAAACTATCACGACAGCATAGCTATCTGCAGAGTTCATGGCCCACCTGACTTCTTCGTAACTTTCACATGTAATGCAAAGTGGCCTGAAATTATTGAGAGTCTTTACCACTGTGGACAAAAAAATTCTGACGCACCTGATATTGCGATAAGAATATTCCATATGAAATTACAAGAACTGCTACATGATATAAAATCTGGAAACATATTTGGACCATGCAAAGCAGGTGCGAATATTTTGTTTCCAATTTTATACAAACATAAACTTCGCTTTAATTGTTTATTTAGAATTATTCGTAAACAAACTTTCTTGTACTAA